A single region of the Anguilla anguilla isolate fAngAng1 chromosome 17, fAngAng1.pri, whole genome shotgun sequence genome encodes:
- the fkbp10a gene encoding peptidyl-prolyl cis-trans isomerase FKBP10, which produces MEASYALLFLCFTEVFVGCHTNPLEDVIIDRYDIPRVCPREVQTGDYVRYHYNGTFMDGKKFDSSRDRGVPFVGQVGLGRLITGMDRGIQGMCVNERRKVTVPPHLAYGSLGAGNVVPPDTILVFDLVLLDIWNTEDKVQTFTLSKAKACERTVVASDYVRYHYNGTLLDGTTFDSSYKRNRTYDAYVKQDELIPGMDEGLLGMCVGELRTIIIPPFLAYGEQGYGTEVPPQASLVFSVLLVDLFNPKDDITIDNQEVPEPCARKSVAGDFIRYHYNGTFQDGTLFDSSYQRNHTYDTYIGMGYIISGMDKALQGVCMGEKRRITVPPQLAYGENGTGDIIPGSAVLIFNVHIIDFHNPSDQVDIKVTYKPAECNRTTEDNDLIKYRYNCSLMDGTLLYSSENNGKLQETVLGENRVIEGLDKGLQNMCVGERRKVIVPPHLGHGEYGGSGVPGSAVLFFELELTDLQKGVPEGYNFVWLKNTPQQIFPAMDMNSDNEVPLEEFSTFIKMQVAEGIGRLRPGQDPDAIIKDMFANQDQNADGKIVLAELQVKVDAHDEL; this is translated from the exons aTGGAGGCGAGTTATGCattgctttttctttgtttcacagAAGTATTTGTGGGTTGTCATACCAACCCGTTAGAAGATGTTATTATTGATCGATATGACATACCCAGAGTTTGTCCTAGAGAAGTTCAAACGGGCGATTATGTGCGTTATCACTACAACGGGACGTTCATGGATGGAAAGAAGTTCGACTCGAG CCGTGACCGCGGCGTCCCCTTCGTTGGACAGGTGGGACTCGGTCGCCTCATCACAGGCATGGACCGCGGGATCCAGGGCATGTGCGTCAACGAGCGCCGGAAGGTCACCGTCCCCCCTCACCTGGCGTACGGCAGCCTGGGAGCAG ggAACGTGGTCCCACCGGACACCATATTGGTGTTCGACCTGGTCCTGCTGGACATCTGGAACACGGAGGACAAGGTGCAGACATTCACCCTGAGCAAGGCGAAGGCCTGTGAGCGCACCGTGGTGGCCTCTGACTATGTCCGGTACCACTACAACGGCACCTTGCTGGATGGGACCACTTTTGACTCCAG CTACAAAAGGAACCGGACGTATGACGCCTATGTTAAGCAGGACGAGCTCATCCCGGGGATGGATGAGGGTCTTCTGGGCATGTGCGTGGGGGAGCTGAGGACCATCATCATCCCGCCCTTCCTGGCCTACGGAGAGCAGGGATatg GCACAGAGGTCCCCCCCCAGGCCAGTCTGGTGTTCAGTGTGCTCCTGGTAGACCTGTTCAACCCCAAGGATGACATCACTATCGATAACCAGGAAGTGCCCGAGCCCTGCGCCCGCAAGTCGGTGGCAGGCGACTTCATCCGGTACCACTACAACGGCACATTCCAGGACGGCACCCTCTTCGACTCCAG CTATCAGCGGAACCACACCTACGACACTTACATTGGCATGGGCTACATCATCTCTGGGATGGACAAGGCCCTGCAGGGGGTCTGCATGGGGGAGAAGAGACGCATCACTGTTCCTCCTCAGCTGGCCTATGGGGAGAATGGAACAG GAGACATCATCCCCGGCTCAGCTGTGCTTATCTTTAACGTCCACATAATTGACTTCCACAACCCCAGTGACCAAGTGGACATCAAGGTCACCTACAAACCAGCGGAATGCAACCGTACAACTGAAGACAATGACCTGATCAAGTACCGTTACAACTGCTCTTTGATGGACGGCACACTGCTCTACTCTTC GGAGAACAATGGCAAACTACAGGAGACTGTTCTTGGGGAGAACAGGGTGATCGAGGGTTTGGACAAGGGCCTGCAGAacatgtgtgtgggagagaggcgAAAGGTCATCGTTCCCCCTCATCTGGGCCATGGAGAGTATGGAG GAAGTGGCGTTCCTGGCAGCGCTGTGCTGTTCTTTGAGCTGGAGCTGACGGATCTCCAGAAGGGGGTGCCAGAGGGGTACAATTTTGTATGGCTGAAAAACACCCCACAGCAGATCTTCCCGGCCATGGATATGAACAGTGACAATGAAGTACCCCTCGAGGAG TTCTCCACCTTCATCAAGATGCAGGTGGCGGAGGGTATAGGGCGCCTTCGACCCGGTCAGGACCCCGACGCCATCATCAAGGACATGTTCGCCAACCAGGACCAGAACGCGGACGGCAAGATCGTCCTCGCGGAGCTGCAGGTCAAAGTGGATGCGCACGACGAGCTgtga